The Ostrinia nubilalis chromosome 17, ilOstNubi1.1, whole genome shotgun sequence genome contains a region encoding:
- the LOC135079620 gene encoding probable protein BRICK1-B: MSTPPRETIQKQIQQDWANREYIEVITGSIKKITDFLNSFDMSCRSRLATLNEKLTSLERKIDYLEACVTKGETLT, translated from the exons ATGTCGACTCCACCTCGAGAAACTATTCAAAAGCAGATCCAGCAGGACTGGGCAAATAGAGAGTACATTGAAGTAATCACAGGAAGCATCAAAAAGATCACCGACTTCTTAAATTCTTTCG ATATGTCTTGCCGATCACGTCTCGCCACTTTAAACGAGAAATTAACATCACTGGAGAGGAAAATTGATTACTTGGAGGCATGC GTCACCAAAGGGGAAACCCTCACATAA
- the LOC135080185 gene encoding focadhesin-like yields the protein MDEIEYKLNTNNSVLVVNAVEKLISLIKAKFKPADRKKFVLENEELKFLRGKCSARGTVVSLTACQGLLALVELGVLEIGHTMSTIVTLLPTASNYSAIISTMAGLLILDLKSRLVPGQPYKCQFSLKSPQHPFITVLEKNKAVEDEILTQMHALCTHPDYIVSSNSLELLRPVFLWLAIQPGRGARAWPLLLALPPSSAHLSLLLSCLSCQRICSPLSVERAYDAYAAVAATAINRCDRAYVVALLPMLARISNELIKHGRDPRPCYSLMERCVGTEAAELRNVASLTLMLLADNLPLTSALYLHELFNLCLNIASKYKCSSISLSAFVALSLQWLHMPSYLTSSALKVGAKILDLYQSNDFEDRLDMPNLRTNKIFDELNNIDGRLNTMFKLTEIWERIRDSEDSLKSWLEAIERVDGAMKLEMVVFLIAVAMERREEKWYEEIVVRALRIVVDTVDIKKELSVLLLPILTYKIARDKSPLVRMECLKALPLMARTKENVPSIVAVLTKLRTGKGVSTSTLITLYASLAETQVRCFPYLQELLAESVVGRPDELKWEMDVAKAAAVSRICETRPSTHGLELVPTISSVLNRCTDKAGSASTALVLGALAALWRGAAVAPPGTWRALEPKLARDNRLTVQISICKLLSEVPTLRVDTPEYDRLVSDAARKLWSYMADSHQPAMVEAACDALANYNVEDFKLKDIPEIYRSTVKLPASYCKTPADAARKPEDVLDYIPCEVWPEVFKYTNQEALSGVERLCTALVAREVRGFRSGVYQPDARTEPHNMSYLPNTSVLRGLMDCFKKQRVEGTHGLLQDAVKIEFSVVGLYLRGFRSGAYQPDARTEPHNMSYLPNTSVLKGLMDCFNKQPDARTEPHNMSYLPNTSVLRGLMDCFKKQRVEGTHGLLQDAVKIEFSVVGLYLRGFRSGAYQPDACTEPHNMSYLPNTSVLRGLMDCFKKQPDARTEPHNLSYLPNTSVLRGLMDCFKKQVK from the exons ATGGATGAAATAGAGTATAAGCTGAACACCAACAATAGCGTTTTGGTGGTGAACGCGGTTGAGAAGCTGATATCCTTGATAAAAGCAAAGTTTAAACCGGCTGATCGAAAGAAGTTTGTTTTGGAGAATGAAGAGCTGAAGTTTTTGAGAGGAAAATGTTCTGCAAGAGGTACAGTGGTCAGCCTGACGGCGTGTCAAGGGCTGCTGGCGCTGGTGGAGCTGGGAGTGCTGGAAATTGGCCACACGATGTCGACGATTGTCACGTTGCTACCGACTGCTAG CAACTACTCAGCCATAATCTCGACCATGGCTGGGCTCCTCATCCTGGACCTGAAGTCCCGGCTGGTCCCGGGTCAGCCATACAAGTGCCAGTTCTCCTTGAAGTCTCCGCAGCACCCATTCATCACAGTACTGGAGAAGAACAAAGCAGTTGAGGATGAGATCCTGACTCAGATGCATGCGTTGTGCACACACCCGGATTATAT AGTGTCGTCCAACAGCTTGGAGTTGCTTCGTCCGGTGTTCCTGTGGCTGGCCATCCAACCAGGGCGCGGCGCCCGAGCCTGGCCGCTGCTGCTCGCGCTGCCGCCGTCCAGCGCGCACCTCAGCCTGCTGCTGTCCTGCCTGAGCTGCCAGCGG ATCTGCAGCCCCTTGTCCGTGGAGCGTGCGTACGACGCGTACGCCGCGGTGGCAGCCACGGCCATCAACCGCTGCGACCGCGCGTACGTTGTGGCGCTGCTGCCCATGCTCGCCAGGATATCTAATGAGCTCATAAAGCATGG TCGCGATCCTCGGCCATGCTACAGCCTGATGGAGCGCTGCGTGGGCACAGAAGCCGCCGAGCTTCGCAACGTGGCTAGTCTGACACTCATGCTGCTAGCCGACAACCTACCTCTCACCTCGGCACTGTATCTACACGAGCTCTTCAACTTGT GCCTGAACATAGCGAGCAAATACAAATGCTCCAGCATTTCTCTCAGCGCATTCGTGGCTCTCTCCCTCCAATGGCTTCACATGCCGTCCTACCTCACCTCCTCTGCCCTCAAAGTTGGCGCCAAAATACTTGACCTCTACCAATCCAACGACTTCGAAGACCGACTGGACATGCCCAACTTGAGAACGAACAAAATTTTCGATGAATTAAACAATATAGATGGCAGACTGAACACGATGTTTAAACTTACCGAAATATGGGAGAGGATTAGAGATAGCGAGGATAGCTTGAAGAGTTGGCTGGAGGCTATCGAGAGGGTGGATGGAGCTATGAAGTTGGAGATGGTGGTGTTTCTGATAGCAGTCGCTATGGAGAGGAGAGAGGAGAAGTGGTATGAAGAAATAGTTGTGAG GGCATTGCGCATCGTCGTGGACACTGTAGACATAAAGAAGGAGCTATCGGTTCTCCTCTTACCGATCCTCACGTACAAGATAGCCCGCGACAAGTCGCCACTGGTCCGCATGGAGTGCCTCAAAGCGCTGCCCCTTATGGCCAGAACTAAAGAAAACGTGCCGAGTATAGTCGCGGTGCTGACTAAGCTAAGGACTGGCAAGGGTGTGTCTACATCGACTCTAATCACGCTGTACGCGAGCCTTGCTGAGACACAG GTCCGGTGTTTCCCGTACCTACAAGAGTTGCTGGCAGAGTCGGTGGTAGGTCGCCCTGATGAGCTGAAATGGGAAATGGATGTGGCCAAGGCGGCTGCCGTCAGCCGCATTTGTGAGACCAG GCCATCCACCCACGGCCTGGAATTAGTCCCGACCATATCGTCAGTGCTCAACCGCTGCACAGACAAGGCGGGCTCGGCGTCGACGGCGCTAGTGCTGGGCGCGCTGGCGGCGCTGTGGCGCGGCGCCGCCGTGGCTCCCCCGGGCACGTGGCGCGCGCTCGAGCCCAAGCTGGCCAGGGACAACAGGCTCACCGTGCAGATCAg CATATGCAAGCTCCTCTCAGAAGTGCCTACCCTCCGCGTGGATACGCCGGAATACGACCGCCTCGTATCGGACGCGGCTCGCAAGCTGTGGAGCTACATGGCGGATTCCCATCAACCTGCCATGGTGGAAGCAGCTTGTGACGCGCTGGCTAACTACAACGTGGAAGACTTTAAGCTGAAGGACATTCCTGAGATATACAG GAGTACGGTGAAGCTACCAGCTTCGTACTGCAAGACGCCGGCCGACGCGGCGCGCAAACCTGAGGATGTGCTCGACTACATACCTT GTGAGGTGTGGCCAGAGGTCTTCAAATACACGAACCAAGAAGCCCTAAGCGGGGTGGAGCGTCTCTGCACGGCGCTGGTAGCGCGCGAGGTTCGAGGGTTCCGTAGCGGCGTCTACCAGCCCGACGCGCGTACGGAACCCCATAATATGAGCTACCTGCCTAACACCAGCGTGTTGAGGGGACTCATGGACTGCTTCAAGAAGCAG CGTGTTGAGGGGACTCATGGATTGCTTCAAGATGCAGTTAAGATAGAGTTCAGTGTAGTGGGACTATATCTGCGAGGGTTCCGTAGCGGCGCCTACCAGCCCGACGCGCGCACGGAACCCCATAATATGAGCTACCTGCCTAACACCAGCGTGTTGAAGGGACTCATGGACTGCTTCAATAAGCAG CCCGACGCGCGCACGGAACCCCATAATATGAGCTACCTGCCTAACACCAGCGTGTTGAGGGGACTCATGGACTGCTTCAAGAAGCAG CGTGTTGAGGGGACTCATGGATTGCTTCAAGATGCAGTTAAGATAGAGTTCAGTGTAGTGGGACTATATCTGCGAGGGTTCCGTAGCGGCGCCTACCAGCCCGACGCGTGCACGGAACCCCATAACATGAGCTACCTGCCTAACACCAGCGTGTTGAGGGGACTCATGGACTGCTTCAAGAAGCAG CCCGACGCGCGCACGGAACCCCATAATCTGAGCTACCTGCCTAACACCAGCGTGTTGAGGGGACTCATGGACTGCTTCAAGAAGCAG GTCAAATAG
- the LOC135080186 gene encoding uncharacterized protein LOC135080186, whose translation MSYLPDTWVLRGLMDCFKKQRAEGTHGLLQEAARVRSTPDVGGPYQRGFRSGAYQPDARTEPHNMSYLPNTSVLRGLMDCFKKQRRLSRTEPYNVSYLPNTSVFRGLMDCFKKQPDARTEPYNMSYLPNTSVLRGLMDCFKKQKVTSPSYDYPDAVLLAILRTLTAEYIRPLPPVDLCFVHEALHKGSQWRSGGLKLAARQAQSVGSARRLADNWLQSIDPDHSEESEILLMFSLLPILCRGVPPNTLRPALERCLAAAARPTDVRPTDSARPTDSARPTDSARPTLCYDSAQPPLLTIQLEGIRASLECERIHDANRTLLSQIIENYFTVISDDHVSWPAYVQTCRHLSSKYLERMTSPSSWWEVTGEALRKAADVRAAVAVAAVTAGAEAPLNWLNEVIDTQAGHIADQQFSLQCILAPLKAVKPDDLSTKEWFLQLMARTQVAFKETEELSAHQYLCDVFILSAVVFSGCAALAREPLTSRTVLRALLPCAAAALMSREAWQDSTVQMLEWLSHTRDCVRDEATALSCQRAMLVLRDHDAFTTHRIWARLESYFGKQTNFED comes from the exons ATGAGCTACCTGCCTGACACTTGGGTGCTGAGGGGACTCATGGACTGCTTCAAGAAGCAG CGTGCTGAGGGGACTCATGGACTGCTTCAAGAAGCAG CGAGGGTGAGGAGTACGCCAGATGTAGGGGGACCATATCAGAGAGGGTTCCGTAGCGGCGCCTACCAGCCCGACGCGCGCACGGAACCCCATAATATGAGCTACCTGCCTAACACCAGCGTGTTGAGGGGACTCATGGACTGCTTCAAGAAGCAG CGGCGCCTTTCACGCACGGAACCCTATAACGTGAGCTACCTGCCTAACACCAGCGTGTTCAGGGGACTCATGGACTGCTTCAAGAAGCAG CCCGACGCGCGCACGGAACCCTATAACATGAGCTACCTGCCGAATACTAGCGTGTTGAGGGGACTCATGGACTGCTTCAAGAAGCAGAAG GTGACGTCACCGTCGTACGACTACCCCGACGCGGTGCTCCTGGCAATCCTTCGCACGCTCACGGCGGAGTATATTCGCCCGCTGCCGCCCGTGGACCTCTGTTTTGTGCACGAAGCTTTGCACAAAG GTAGCCAATGGCGCAGTGGTGGACTGAAGCTAGCCGCCAGACAAGCACAGTCCGTGGGCTCCGCGCGCCGCCTGGCCGACAATTGGCTGCAGAGCATCGACCCAGATCACAGCGAg GAGTCGGAGATCCTACTAATGTTCTCTCTTCTCCCGATCCTCTGCCGCGGGGTCCCGCCCAACACGCTCCGCCCAGCTTTAGAGCGCTGCCTGGCTGCCGCCGCCCGCCCTACCGACGTCCGCCCTACAGATTCCGCCCGCCCTACGGATTCCGCCCGCCCTACAGATTCCGCACGCCCTACGCTATGCTACG ATTCCGCCCAGCCGCCCTTGCTCACCATACAGCTGGAGGGAATCCGCGCTAGCTTGGAGTGCGAGAGGATACACGACGCGAATAGAACGCTGCTCTCGCAGATCATTGAGAATTACTTCACGGTGATATCGGACGATCATGTG TCGTGGCCAGCCTACGTGCAGACCTGTCGTCACCTATCCAGCAAGTACCTCGAGCGGATGACGTCACCGTCCTCCTGGTGGGAGGTGACGGGCGAGGCGCTGCGTAAAGCGGCCGACGTCAGGGCtgcggtggcggtggcggccGTTACGGCGGGGGCGGAGGCGCCGCTGAATTGGTTAAATGAGGTCATTGACACTCAGGCCGGCCATATTGC tGACCAACAGTTTTCTCTGCAATGCATTTTGGCGCCACTAAAAGCCGTGAAGCCGGACGACCTGAGCACTAAAGAGTGGTTCCTGCAACTCATGGCCAGAACACAAGTCGCTTTCAAAGA AACCGAGGAGCTATCAGCGCACCAATACCTCTGCGACGTGTTCATACTAAGCGCGGTGGTATTCAGCGGCTGTGCAGCGCTGGCGAGGGAGCCGCTGACCAGCCGTACAGTGCTGAGAGCGCTGCTGCCGTGCGCTGCAGCTGCTTTAATGAGCAGGGAAGCGTGGCAGGACAGCACTGTACAG ATGCTGGAATGGCTGAGCCACACGCGAGACTGCGTGCGCGACGAAGCCACCGCGCTAAGCTGCCAGCGAGCGATGTTAGTACTGAGGGATCATGACGCCTTCACCACGCACAGGATATGGGCGAGACT gGAAAGCTATTTTGGGAAACAGACGAACTTCGAAGACTGA